AGGAGCTGGTCATACTCCCTGCGCTTCTCGGGATCGGACAGCGTGGTGTAGGCTTCGCTAACCTCCTTGAACTTCTGCTCATCCCCGCCGGCGTCCGGGTGGTACTTGGCCGCGAGCTTGCGGAACGCCTTTTTTATCTGATCATCCGTGGCGTCACGCTTCACGCCAAGGATGTCATAGTAGCTTCTCTTTCCTGCCATGAGGCAGACGCCTCCTTTCGTTGTGTCGATGAGCGAAGGGCCTTCCCGACTACGGTTGTACCCCTCGCCCATCAGTCGTGCGTACATATCCGCGCCCGAACCATCAGGCTCGGGCGCGGCGTTGGTTCGAGACTACCCTACCTCTTCACCTGCGGCGTCATCGGAGGAAGCAGCCTTGCCCTCGACATCCTCTGGGGAGTCGGAGTTAGGCTCTGGCGCAGGACGCTTGGGTCCACCAAACGAGACGGTCACCATCGCGCTGCGGATGATCTTGTCGCCCATCCGATAGCCCTTCTGATACACCTGCGCCACCGTCTCGTCGAAGACATCGTGATTCTCCTCGCGACCGACCGCCTGATGGACCATGGGGTCAAAGGCCTCGCCCACGGGGTCGATGACCTCGACACCCTCCCTGTTGAGGGCTGCGTACATCTTGTCGTGAATGGCCTCGACCCCCTCGACGAACTGCATGACGGCCGCGTCGTCTGAGCTATTCTCGGCGGCGTGCTTGCAGGCACGCTCCATGTCATCGAGCACAGGCAGAAGGCTGAGCACCAGCTTCTCGGCGGCGCGGTCCTTCTCGGCAAGACGCTCTTGGGCTGTGCGGCGGCGGAAGTTCTCCCAGTCGGCCTGCAGGCGCGTGAGGCGAGTCAGGGAATCGGCTGCCTTCTGCTTGGCGGACTCGATCTCCCACGCCGCTTCATCAAGCTTGCCCCTCAGCTCGTCGCGTTCTCGGCAGAGCCGCTCGGCAACGAGCTTGAGGTCGCGCTCCGCCGCCTGCTCACCTGCACGAATAGCGGCCTCGACCTTCGCCCGCTCGTCCTCGTCGGAACCGGAGGCATCCTGGGTGTCCTGGGCATCCTTGGTGCCGACCTTTTCGGCACTAGCGGCGTCCTGATCACCATTCTCGGCAGCATCCCCAGACTCGTTCTTGGACCTATCGGTCGCACCTTCGTCGGCCTGGGACGCGGTCGCATCGGCAGCTGCCTCGTCCTGCTCGCCCTCGACCTCGATAGGCACCTTCACGTCACCCTCCTTTGGACCCTCCTGGGGGACGGCCGTATGGGCCGCCCTGCGCGTATCTTTGGCGAACCACATCGTCCGTCACCCCTACTTGCTGCCCTTGTCGTCATCCACAACCTCGTAGTCGGCGTCCACCACATCGTCGGTATTGCCAGTGGCCTGTGCGCCCGAGGTACCGCTGGTGCCGGAGGCCTGCTCGTTCGTGTCGGAGTAGACGATCTCGGCCAGCTTGTGACCAGCATTCTGGAGCCTCTCGCCCGCAGCCTTGATGG
The DNA window shown above is from Olsenella sp. oral taxon 807 and carries:
- the grpE gene encoding nucleotide exchange factor GrpE, whose protein sequence is MWFAKDTRRAAHTAVPQEGPKEGDVKVPIEVEGEQDEAAADATASQADEGATDRSKNESGDAAENGDQDAASAEKVGTKDAQDTQDASGSDEDERAKVEAAIRAGEQAAERDLKLVAERLCRERDELRGKLDEAAWEIESAKQKAADSLTRLTRLQADWENFRRRTAQERLAEKDRAAEKLVLSLLPVLDDMERACKHAAENSSDDAAVMQFVEGVEAIHDKMYAALNREGVEVIDPVGEAFDPMVHQAVGREENHDVFDETVAQVYQKGYRMGDKIIRSAMVTVSFGGPKRPAPEPNSDSPEDVEGKAASSDDAAGEEVG